The DNA sequence CCATATAATTAAAGGGTAGATATCATGCATTGATATATCAATTAACAGTTTAATTAATGAATTCACTATCATTAGCGTTCAATGCCCGTAAAGGAAACATTGCATGTTTAGTTACTTTCTAAATTTTGGTCAGTTGGACCACCAATCCAATTAAATTCAGATTATTTGATCCGCCCACAAGTAGTTTGCTATACAATATCAAAATGTGCAATTTTAATTAGTTTGGTTTGGCATCAGAGAGTTTTTGGTACAATCCAAAGAAAAGAGGGAAAAGTAAGTTATCTGATATAAtaggtaccccccccccccctccatctCCGACAAAGATAAAGAAACAGACGGTCGTAGATGACGGTCTGATGCCACATTGTATTACGTTTTATAAATACTTCTGAAACAATTCATATTTGTCTTGGATACCAGCAAGTTATACAGAAATCGGAGAAATGTGCAAAGGTCCGGCAGAACGATACAACTGACGATGAAACACAAAAGAATTATCCCTAATGACCCGACGCAAACCATTTCCGGTCTGCTATCCTGCACGGAAATTTTGGTCCTTATAAAGCTGGATATCGTTTCTTTAGGGATCACCAAATTTCGACTTATATTTAATAGCCAAACTTCTAGTTCTGCTTGTGTCATGGTGAAATTCTTTGCTTGGGGGCATGGACACGGGCATAAAGCTCCCATGGCTTGACCTGACGATGAAGATATTGTAGACGTGGTTTGTTGCTGTGTTGATGTCACCACATGTGTTGTGGATGCATGTGAAGATGTATGGAGCCGTGTACTTGATGAAGATGTTGAAGTTGTAGTCGTTATAGGCGCATGCGTAGAGGAAGTTATCTGCTCATTCGTTGTTGAAGTTGTTTCTGGTGGAAGTGTATTGGAAGTTGTGGTCGTCATAGGCGCATGCGTAGAGGAATTTGTTATCTGCTCATTCGTTGTTGAAGTTGTTTCTGGTGGAAGTGTATTGGAAGTTGTGGTCGTCATAAGCGCATGCGTAGAGGAATTTGTTATCTGCTCATTCGTTGTTGAAGTTGTTTCTGGGTGAAGTGTACTTGGAGTTGTGGTTGTCATAGGCGCATGCGTAGAGGAAGTTATCTGCACATTCGTGGTTGAAGTCGTTTCTGGCGGAAATGTAGTGGTAGGCgttacttgaaaaaaaaatcaacaatgaGCATTTTAAAGTCAGCTTAAAGAATGTTTCGTGCTTATGCTCTTTGTATCACCCCACCCCCTACCTTCTCGTATTTTAGGTATGTGAAACGAATTTGTAAGGAGGCGTTAACCTTTTGTCACGCTGAGGTGGTAAAAATATTACCTTCACATCCAATAGCATCGAAACGTAAACTGCAATACTGGTTACAGTCCGTGGGATACAGTCTTAAATATCGAGCACTGACCTCTACCGGAAATACATTTGTGACCGGGGTAGAAGGGTCGCTATTGGCGGTAAATTCCTGTAAAATACAAAACGGCTTCACAAGCGTGGGATTGGAGTACTGATTTCAGGTTAATCAAACTAATTCATTATAAAACAATGTTATGAGTAGAGTAACATTAGGCAATTATACTATCAAAAGAGTGGATGTTCTCAATTATACTATCACAAGAGTGAATGTTCTATCAATTATACTATCAAAAGAGTGAATGTTCTATCAATTATACTATCAAAAGAGTGAATGTTCTCAATTATACTATCAAAAGAGTGGATGTTCTATCAATTGAGTGTCCTTATCAAACGCTAATACTATCACGTGGAGTGCCGAGTCGGATACGTATCCATTAAACGATGATACGAagaaacgggggggggggggcattatcAAACAATAATGATATCCAAAGAATGTAATGCAATAATGATATAAAAGAATTGTTATTGTTGAACAACATAAATCTATTTCTCCAATCTTATAAACATCCTGATGATCGATATAAGGACAGATGGCggcttattattattttttcagatatgtatatatgtgatcTACATTATGTGATTTTTCTGAAAtctaaataatttataattataatgtctaatttttataatatattacatggttttatttattgatgaaatatgtttactCTTCTCTTTACTAAATCAAtggaacattttttttctattgttaAATGAAAGATCAACGTTTTTTTTCTATTGTTAAATGAAAGATCAACGTTTTTTTTCTATTGTTAAATGAAAGATCAACGTTTTTTTTCCCATTGTGAACCTATGTATATATACTTTAGTAACTCGAACTGCATGTacttactaaatgtatattaaatgtCAGTACTTATTACAGTTTATCAAAGTACTTCCCATAGTAAACTTTAAAAGTACTCACTCAAGTAACAGTTTTACTATTGTAAAGTTGTTAAGTATAGTTACATAGATGTAAGactttcttgaaaaaaaaatgctttcaTTGGCTGTAATAAATACAAGGTACATTGCATCTAACTGGAGTAAAACGTAAAAGACGAATATTAAAACTGGCGAACAAATAGTACAATAATTAGTAAGCAAAGTTATGCAGAAATGTTGAAGACATCAGCTGGATGTAAGACATCAATGACATCGTTATTGCACAGCCCCGGTACatatcttgtacatgtacatcggtATTACACAGCCCCGGTACatatcttgtacatgtacatcggtATCACACAGCCCCGGTACatatcttgtacatgtacatcggtATCACACAGCCCCGGTACatatcttgtacatgtacatcggtATTACACAGCCCCGGTACatatcttgtacatgtacatcggtATCACACAGCCCGGTACatatcttgtacatgtacatcggtATCACACAGCCCCGGTACatatcttgtacatgtacatcggtATCACACAGCCCGGTACatatcttgtacatgtacatcggtATTACACAGCCCGGTACatatcttgtacatgtacatcggtATTACACAGCCCCGGTACatatcttgtacatgtacatcggtATCACACAGCCCCGGTACatatcttgtacatgtacatcggtATCACACAGCCCCGGTACatatcttgtacatgtacatcggtATCACACAGCCCCGGTAcatatcttgtacatgtaatataatggTAGGTGCAGGTACCAGTaagtactgtatatacatgtatagtagaTTAAGTCACACGAGGAATATAAACTTTCCACAGTCTCCTTATAGATACTGCATGAAAACAAGCATGTGTCACAATGATTTAATGTATCCTGGTTTAGATTAAAACCTAACAAATAATTATTGCATTTGCTGAATGAAATGTTGACATACGTTAGAGGCGCCGTGAATGACCGTTGTCCATGTCGAGGCCGTGTCGCTGTACTTCACCTGATATTTTTTCACCCACTCCAGCAGTGACGTTTCCCCCAGTCCTTTGGTCACTACCCCTTTAAGTCTAACTACCCTTTCGAAGTCCACCTGAAAATAGCGCCCATGACAGATGCGACAATGTGTTCAAGATAAGATTTTTCGGgcattcaaaattatcatacaaatataggaatgTAAATCAAACATATAATTCATAACCATTATCCTTACTGATATATCCCattgcatgtataaatatttcaaatatataaattgtatgttacagtgttgtatgtgacagtgttgtatgtgacagtgttgtatgtgacagtgttgtatattACAGTGCTGTATGTTACAGTGTTGTATGTAACAATGTtatatgtgacagtgttgtatgttacagtattgtatgtgacagtgttgtatgtgacagtgttgtatgtgacagtgttgtatgtgacagtattgtgtgtgacagtgttgtatgttacagtgttttatgtgacagtattgtatgtgacagtattgtatgtgacagtattgtatgtgacagtgttgtatgtgacagtgttgtatgttacagtgttgtatgtgacagtattgtgtgtgacagtgttgtatgttacagtgttttatgtgacagtattgtatgtgacagtgttgtatgtgacagtattgtatgtgacagtgttgtatgtgacagtgttgtatgtgacagtgttgtatgttacagtgttgtatgttacagtgtgtatgtgacagtgttgtatgtgacagtgttgtatgtgacagtgttgtatgtgacagtgttgtatgtgacagtattgtatgtgacagtgttgtatgtgacagtgttgtatgtgacagtattgtatgtgacagtattgtatgtgacagtgttgtatgtgacagtgttgtatgttacagtgTTTTATATGacagtattgtatgtgacagtgttgtatgtgacagtgttgtatgtgacagtattgtatgtgacagtattgtatgtgacagtgttgtatgtgacagtgttgtatgtgacagtgttgtatattacagtgttgtatgtgacagtgttgtatgtgacagtgttgtatgttacagtgctgtatgtgacagtgttgtatgtgacagtattgtatgtgacagtattgtatgtgacagtgttgtatgttacagtgtgtatgtgacagtgttgtatgtgacagtgttgtatgttacagtgCTGTATGTTAcagtatgtgacagtgttgtatgtgacagtgttgtatgttacagtgttgtatgttacagtgttgtatgtgacagtgttgtatattacagtgttgtatgtgacagtgttgtatgtgacagtgttgtatgttacagtgttttatatgacagtgttgtatgttacagtattgtatgtgacagtgttgtatattacagtgttgtatgtgacagtgttgtatgtgacagtgttgtatgttacagtgTTTTATATGacagtattgtatgtgacagtattgtatgtgacagtgttgtatgtgacagtattgtatgtgacagtgttgtatgttacagtgTTTTATATGacagtattgtatgtgacagtattgtatgtgacagtattatatgtgacagtgttgtatgtgacagtgttgtatgtgacagtgttgtatgtgacaatgttgtatgtgacagtgttgtatgtgacagtattgtatgtgacagtgttgtatgtgacagtgttgtatgtgacagtgttgtatgtgacagtgttgtatgtgacagtgttgtatgtgacagtattgtatgtgacagtattgtatgtgacagtgttgtatgtgacagtattgtatgtgacagtgttgtatgtgacagtattgtatgtgacagtattatatgtgacagtgttgtatgtgacagtattgtatgttacagtattgtatgtgacagtgttgtatgtgacagtat is a window from the Ostrea edulis chromosome 5, xbOstEdul1.1, whole genome shotgun sequence genome containing:
- the LOC130054498 gene encoding uncharacterized protein LOC130054498, which translates into the protein MNLTATLTALRTIRFDCQSYLIENVTDDQLTASSNYGPRYTAIEARLSNTRGWSPNTGQSDPWIQVDFERVVRLKGVVTKGLGETSLLEWVKKYQVKYSDTASTWTTVIHGASNEFTANSDPSTPVTNVFPVEVSARYLRLYPTDCNQYCSLRFDAIGCEVTPTTTFPPETTSTTNVQITSSTHAPMTTTTPSTLHPETTSTTNEQITNSSTHALMTTTTSNTLPPETTSTTNEQITNSSTHAPMTTTTSNTLPPETTSTTNEQITSSTHAPITTTTSTSSSSTRLHTSSHASTTHVVTSTQQQTTSTISSSSGQAMGALCPCPCPQAKNFTMTQAELEVWLLNISRNLVIPKETISSFIRTKISVQDSRPEMVCVGSLGIILLCFIVSCIVLPDLCTFLRFLYNLLVSKTNMNCFRSIYKT